The stretch of DNA CACGAACAGCAACAAGACATTCACGAGCCGAGGGAGTTACCGCCCCTATCGGCACTGCAAGGAAAGCTGCCGTGCCGTCCCACCGGGAAGCAAGCGGGCCGTAATTTCAGAGGAGGAAGCGGCATGAGCCCCCCGTCGTCCAAGCCACCATCCCGCCGCTCCAAGGCTGCCAACCCGGCCTCAGAGATCGACGCGCAGAGCTATTTCGCTTTCGTCGGCGACCTGAAGCGGAAGATTGCCGAGGCGCGTCACCGTGCCAGCCTGTCGGTCAATCGAGAGCTGATCCTGCTTTATTGGAGCATCGGCCGCGACATTCTGGCCCGGCAGGAGCGCGAGGGTTGGGGGACCAAGGTCATTGACCGGCTGGCGGACGATCTCCGCCGAGCCTTCCCCGAAATGACCGGGCTTTCAGCTCGAAACCTGAAATATATGCGTTCGTTCGCCGAGGCCTGGCCCGACGCCGAATTTGTGCAACGGGTCGTTGCACAATTGCCCTGGGGGCATAACGTCAGCCTGCTCGATACGGTCAAGGTGGCCGAGGAGCGCGCCTGGTACGCCCTGCAGACGATCGAGCATGGCTGGAGTCGCTCTGTCCTCGTCCACCAGATCGAGAGCCAGTTGTTCGTTCGTCAGGGCAATGCTCTGACCAATTTCTCGCGGACCTTGCCCACTGAACAGTCCGAGCTTGCCCAGCAACTTCTCAAAGACCCCTATACCTTCGATTTCCTCGCGTTCGGCCCCGACATGCTGGAGCGTGACCTGGAGCGCGGCCTTATCGAGCATCTGCGCTCGCTCATTCTCGAACTCGGCAAGGGCTTCGCTTTCGTCGGTAACCAGTACCATCTCGAAGTCGGCGGCCAGGACTACTACCTCGATCTTCTTTTCTATCACCTGCGGCTGCGCTGCTTCGTCGTAATCGAGTTGAAGATCGAAGACTTCAAGCCTGAGTTTGCGGGCAAGATGAACTTCTACCTCTCCGCCGTCGATGACCAGCTTCGGCACAAGGACGATCAGCCGACCATCGGTATCATTTTGTGCAAGGGCCGTAATGAAGTGATCGTCGAATACGCCTTGCGCGACTCCAGCAAGCCGATGGGCGTCGCCCAATACTGGCTCTCACCGGCGTTGCCGCCGCAGTTGCGGCAGGCGCTGCCAACCGCCGAGGAGTTTGCTCGCGAGTTTCCGCTGATGTCTGTCGTCAAGTTGCGAATTGAGATCGAGCGGATCTTACGGGAGATCCTATCCGACAACGGCCTTGCGTCGAAGGCGCCAGCCGGCATTGGCAATATGCTGCGCGAATTGCATCAACGTGGCATCGTGCCGGCCAGTGCGGAACGATTTCTTGAATCCCTTCGCGTCATGAATGCGGCCGTGCATGGGGCGGATGTAGACCCAATGAGCGCGGAGCAGGCCGTGGAAATCGGCACGGCATTTCTGGCGGAACTTAGAGGCATGCGGTGACGGCACGAATTACCCCTTTCGACTCGCAGCATCTCGAAGCAGCCTGCCAAGTGCTGGCCGACACGGTACATGGACTGACGGGCACGCAGATTGAGCGATTGCTCCAGGAGATCAATGTCGTCGACGTATCTCCAGGCATCACCAAATGGAAGCGGTTATTCAATGCCTTGGCGGCGGCGCAGAACCAGCACCAGGTGGGTAACCACCTCATCATGTTCATCAACCGAGCGATGAATCCTGTGAGTTATGCTCGTGATACGGGGACGTTTGCCTGGCGGCGTGATGAACTCAATGTCGTGCTGGCCTTCTCGGGCTTCTACGTGCGTGAGGATGGCAAGGTTGGCCACGCCGACAAGGCCACGACCTTGGACGTGGCCCGCGCACGCGCCGGGCGGCTCAAAGCTGCCCTGGAAAGCCGGGCGGTGCATGAGGAAGTGTTGAGTTACTGTCGTGCCGAATTGCTCGACGAAAACTATTTTCACGCGGTCTTCGAGGCGACAAAAGGTGTCGCTGAGCGGATTCGTGCATTGTCAGGCCTGAACGGCGATGGCGCCGACCTCGTGAACAAGGCATTTGCTGGTCAGCAGCCCGTCTTGGTGTTAGGGCCGCTCATCACGGAATCGGAGAAAAGCGAACAGAAAGGCTTTGCGAATCTGCTGATCGGCCTGTTCGGTGCCGTGCGTAATCCATTGGCCCATGCACCCAAAACGAACTGGCCCATGTCTGAGCAGGATGCGCTCGACATTCTGACGTTGGTGTCATTGATTCATCGCAAGCTCGATCGCACACAGAAAGCGGCCATCTCATCACCATAATGAGGAAATCTCATCCGTGGACTTGCCACATATAGATTTGCCACCGCGGCGAGAACCTCTCCTGATGCCGTGGCCAGTGCAAGGGAATCCGGGTGTGTTCATTCAATTCGACCACGCCGATCAATGGCGCACCTTCATCGCTAACCTTGACGTGGATGCTCGCATCCCAGACGTTGTGCGTCTGAAATACACCCGCGCGCAGAAGCTCTATTTGCTCGGTTGGATAGACGCCGATTTAATCAAGGCTGGGGAACTGGTTGCTTTGATCACGCTGGAACTTGCCTTAATGGACCGCTATAGGACCAAGCTTAAAACACGTGAGCGGACGTTTTCCGGAGCGCTCAAGCACCTGGTGGAAGTCGACGGTCTGACCGATGTGCAAATCCCGATGATTGCGCGTTGCGGCGGTAGTGCCATCGGTCAACTGATCGGCACGCATGGACCGACCTTGGCGCAACGCCGAAATGCGATGGCTCACGGCGATCCATTCGATGGCTTCCCTGTCGGCGGACTTCTGGAACTGGTGCGCGATTTGATCGCATTCGCATTTCGCAACTTCAGCGCAGAACACCACTAGGAATGATCGATCCGGATGCGTCGACGAACGCTTAAGTAGTTGCTAGGCTGTCGAGATCAATGATGGGTGGAGCATTCTCGATTGATGACAGGATCGACTTGGCTTGCTCAAGTGCGTCCGTTGGAACGATGACACGTCGATCCCACCCCTGAAGCCCTGCCACTCGACGGTTTTTCCCGCTGGAACACCCTGCGCGCGTTCGTGCCGTTCAGTCGGGAAACATTACGCAAGCGTGAACTCGAAGGCCGTTTTCCGCGTCGTCAGCATCTGACCCAGCGCTGTGCGGCATGGCCAAACCGCGAATTGCATCGCTGGTTTGCCGATCCGGTGAACTACCGCACGGAGGGCTGAAATGGCAAACAACAATTCAGCCCATGCCCAGCGCGTCCGCTTGCTGCGCGCCCTGCAACATGGCCCAGTCGATACTGTTCATGCGTACTCCAGGCTCGATATTCTCCACGTTCCGCGCAGGGTGTTTGAACTGCGCCAGGACGGCCACCAGATCGTTACTTCATGGGTGTGGCGTACCACTGGCCAGGGCGAACGCCATCGCGTTGGCCTCTACTCGCTGGATATCGCGCAAGCGGAGGCCGGATCATGCTGAACGTTGCCAGTATTCAAGCGGCTGCGCGCTCAAGTGGCTTGATCTTCGGGCGCGGCTGCTGTTCGGCTTGCCACAAGTCCCATTGTGACTGCATCCCGATCCATAAATCAGGTGATGTGCCAAGCCATGCTGCCAGCCGCAGGGCAATGTTCGCGGTCACGTTTCCCTTGCCATTAAGCAGGTTTGAAAGCGTGACCCGGTTGATTTGCAACGCCTTTGCGGCTTGCGTGACCGTCAGGTTTTCGGGAATCCATTCCCGCAATACTTCGCCCGGATGGGCGGGGTTGTGCATTCGTGCCATGTCAGTTCCTTCAGTGGTAGTCCTGGTAGTCCTGGTAGTCAACCAGTTCAGCGTCTTCGCCTTCAAAACGGAATGTGAGTCGCCAGTTGCCGTTGACCCACACCGACCAATGTCCGGCCAGGTTGTCGCGCAGAGGATGCAAGCGCCAGTTCGGCGCGTTCATGTCTTCAGGTTGCCTAGCCTGATTCAGCGCGGTCAGCAGGAGTTTGAGCCTCACTGCGTGATGCGGCTGGATACCCGCCTTGCTGCCAGTGACGAAAAACGCCTCAAGTCCCTTGTGTCGGAAGGATTTAATCATTTCAGTATTGTAGTCAATGTGACTACAAAAATCAATTGCAAGGAATGCCTTTCAATCGTAATGATCAACAAAAACCGGTTGACGGTAAATGATGCGTGGCGCTATTCGGGCTGCGTCGCTGAAACAACAGTGACCCGGGGTGACAGCCGGAATGTTTCGTGGCGGACAGCCGCTCCAAAGCGGTTTTTTTACGTCCGGTCCGTATACCTTGTGCCTTTTATGGTCGGGCCTTGGTGGGGGTGCGTTCGCGCACGCCGGTTCCCACGGACGCCGGTCTGTCAACCCTGCCTTGTGCCCGGCCACCCTATTTGACAGTAGGGCGTCGGGTTATCCAACCCGTCTGTGGAGGCCGCATCCCATGCGCCCTGTTCTCGCTCGTCCCGAGCAAACCCAAACTTCATCCATCCCCGCCATCGTTGCTGACGCGATCCGTCGTGCCGCGCTTGCACCATCCGAGCGTGCCGCACTCGACATTGCTGGCGGCGCGCTCGTTGCCGTTGCTGAACTTGCCCGTGTGGAGGTTTGCCTTGGCTGACTGTTTGCGGCATCCACTCGAAAGCGGCTACGAAATTTTCCCAGCCAACGCGGAAACGCTCCGGCTACCCACTGCGGCTATTGCCCTGTACCTGAACCGGGCACACCAGTTGGCAGCAGGCGCGCGCGTCGTCTGTTGTTTCCTGCGTAACAACGGTGCGGCTGAAAGTGATGAATCCGGCCTGCCTCTTTCTCCCGTTACGACAGAAGGCCTGCTGCAACTCACCGAACTGGCCGCTAGGCAGTTCATCGACTCACTTGAAGAAGCCGCAGTCCGTGAAGTAACAACCTGCGCTGATGCACACAGCGTGATGGAGAGGCCAGAATGAGCTCATTCCCATTTCGCCGCGACCGTATCCCGTCCGTCGCTGACGTACTGGCATTGCTCTCCATCGAAGCCGGAAAGCCAAATGCATCGGGCTATATGCAGGTGCGTTGCCCGATTCACGGCGAGCGCAATCCAAGCCTAAGCGTTCATGCCGAACAGGGTAACTGGCGCTGTTTCGCGTGTGGAGAAGCTGGCGGCGATGCGCTTGAACTGTATCGACGTGCGAGGGGTATTCCATTCACGCAGGCAGCACGTGAGCTTGGCGCATGGGAGGAGCAATGAGCGCTGTTCCTCTGGACGTGGCCTTGACCGATCCCGACTACATGGAAGCAGCGGGACGGCTCTTCAGGGCAAAGAAGGTGGAGGGCTTCGAGCCAGTCGCGCTGCATCTGTACCGCGTTCCTGACGGTACGATTCTTTACGCCCGCGTGCGGATGCACAAGCCAGCGGCTAACGGCGGGCACGAGAAGTTTATTCGTCCCTTCTGGCACAACGGTGCACGCTGGACACATGGCGAGCCGAAACAGGGCGGCGGCAAGCTGCTATATGGCTTGCCCGATCTGGTCGCACATGCGGATGCGGTGGTGGTCATCGTCGAGGGCGAGCAGAAGGCGGATGCGCTTACGAAGATTGGCGCGGGCCGGTTGATTGGCATCACCAGCGGCGGCGCGACGAGCGTGGGTACGGCAGACTGGTCGCTGCTGGCAGGCCGTCATGTCCTGCTTTGGCCGGACTATGACGCGCCCGGCGCGAAGTATGCCAACGAGGTAACCGCAAAACTGGACGAGCAGCGCTGCACAGTAGAACGGCTCGACGTGACCGCGCTCGGCTTGCCTGATGCCGGTGACGTGATGGACTGGCTGGTATCGTTCGAAGTCGCTCATAAGCGGGTGCCAAACGCTGATGAGGTGCTGGCATTGCCGCGAACTGACGATGCGCCAATTGCCAGTGAAGATCCCGAAACAACGGTACCGAAAACGGAAAACGAAACCGACGAACAGGCCATTGAACGGCTAGCCGCGCTCAAGCCGATGCAGTACGACCGGGTGCGCGGTGCCGAAGCCAGACGAATGGGCGTAAAGGTATCGACGCTCGACAGGATGATCCTCGCCACGCGCAGCAGCGAAAGCCGGGCGGATGATCCCTTTCCAGAGGTGGAACCATGGCACGAGCCAGTAGACGGCGCAGCGCTTCTGGATGAGCTTGTGCGCGTAGTACAGCGCTTTATTGTGTGCAACACCGCCACCGCCCACGCAACGGCGCTCTGGATCACGATGACCTGGCTGATTGATTCGGTGGACGTTGCACCGATTGC from Paraburkholderia hayleyella encodes:
- a CDS encoding PDDEXK nuclease domain-containing protein; this translates as MSPPSSKPPSRRSKAANPASEIDAQSYFAFVGDLKRKIAEARHRASLSVNRELILLYWSIGRDILARQEREGWGTKVIDRLADDLRRAFPEMTGLSARNLKYMRSFAEAWPDAEFVQRVVAQLPWGHNVSLLDTVKVAEERAWYALQTIEHGWSRSVLVHQIESQLFVRQGNALTNFSRTLPTEQSELAQQLLKDPYTFDFLAFGPDMLERDLERGLIEHLRSLILELGKGFAFVGNQYHLEVGGQDYYLDLLFYHLRLRCFVVIELKIEDFKPEFAGKMNFYLSAVDDQLRHKDDQPTIGIILCKGRNEVIVEYALRDSSKPMGVAQYWLSPALPPQLRQALPTAEEFAREFPLMSVVKLRIEIERILREILSDNGLASKAPAGIGNMLRELHQRGIVPASAERFLESLRVMNAAVHGADVDPMSAEQAVEIGTAFLAELRGMR
- a CDS encoding TIGR02391 family protein, whose protein sequence is MTARITPFDSQHLEAACQVLADTVHGLTGTQIERLLQEINVVDVSPGITKWKRLFNALAAAQNQHQVGNHLIMFINRAMNPVSYARDTGTFAWRRDELNVVLAFSGFYVREDGKVGHADKATTLDVARARAGRLKAALESRAVHEEVLSYCRAELLDENYFHAVFEATKGVAERIRALSGLNGDGADLVNKAFAGQQPVLVLGPLITESEKSEQKGFANLLIGLFGAVRNPLAHAPKTNWPMSEQDALDILTLVSLIHRKLDRTQKAAISSP
- a CDS encoding helix-turn-helix transcriptional regulator, which codes for MPLDGFSRWNTLRAFVPFSRETLRKRELEGRFPRRQHLTQRCAAWPNRELHRWFADPVNYRTEG
- a CDS encoding helix-turn-helix domain-containing protein — encoded protein: MANNNSAHAQRVRLLRALQHGPVDTVHAYSRLDILHVPRRVFELRQDGHQIVTSWVWRTTGQGERHRVGLYSLDIAQAEAGSC
- a CDS encoding HigA family addiction module antitoxin — translated: MARMHNPAHPGEVLREWIPENLTVTQAAKALQINRVTLSNLLNGKGNVTANIALRLAAWLGTSPDLWIGMQSQWDLWQAEQQPRPKIKPLERAAA
- a CDS encoding type II toxin-antitoxin system RelE/ParE family toxin is translated as MIKSFRHKGLEAFFVTGSKAGIQPHHAVRLKLLLTALNQARQPEDMNAPNWRLHPLRDNLAGHWSVWVNGNWRLTFRFEGEDAELVDYQDYQDYH
- a CDS encoding CHC2 zinc finger domain-containing protein is translated as MSSFPFRRDRIPSVADVLALLSIEAGKPNASGYMQVRCPIHGERNPSLSVHAEQGNWRCFACGEAGGDALELYRRARGIPFTQAARELGAWEEQ
- a CDS encoding DUF3631 domain-containing protein; this encodes MSAVPLDVALTDPDYMEAAGRLFRAKKVEGFEPVALHLYRVPDGTILYARVRMHKPAANGGHEKFIRPFWHNGARWTHGEPKQGGGKLLYGLPDLVAHADAVVVIVEGEQKADALTKIGAGRLIGITSGGATSVGTADWSLLAGRHVLLWPDYDAPGAKYANEVTAKLDEQRCTVERLDVTALGLPDAGDVMDWLVSFEVAHKRVPNADEVLALPRTDDAPIASEDPETTVPKTENETDEQAIERLAALKPMQYDRVRGAEARRMGVKVSTLDRMILATRSSESRADDPFPEVEPWHEPVDGAALLDELVRVVQRFIVCNTATAHATALWITMTWLIDSVDVAPIAAITAPEKRCGKSQLLFLIGRLSSRPLAASNITPAALFRAIEAWKPTLLIDEADAFMRENEELRGLLNCGHTRDSAYVVRTVGDDHMPKQFFVWGAKAIAGIGHLADTLMDRSITLELRRKLAHEQVDKLRHAEPGLFERLRAKLARWADDNEETVRVARPVILDALHDRAADNWEPLLQIAGNAGGAWPERARQTALVLSGGSEQAQSTGTELLADIQEVFETRKATRLFSADLLDGLLLDEEKPWATWRGGKPMTLKQLSNRLGEYGIRSAQIRIGYESKKGFLRSQFDDAFNRYLSVTPTSTISSETSKQTRAGGCFAVSDSNGKTIAEEVHVINSDDEESL